A DNA window from Malus domestica chromosome 12, GDT2T_hap1 contains the following coding sequences:
- the LOC103449567 gene encoding protein virilizer homolog isoform X1, translating into MGRPEPCVLFAQTFVHPHLDEYVDEVLFAEPIVITACEFLEQNVSFASQAVSLLGATSPPSFALEVFVQCEGETRFRRLCQPFLYSPSSSNVLEVEAVVTNHLVVRGSYRSLTLVIYGNTAEDLGQFNIEIDDSSITNLVSSSEGKLEDLPLALHSTNLTTGESISALNTLSLPVAASDISVEAKHLLQLMLKVFELPNLGDALHKVVAAVVTAATSYVTSSWGRSNECEELRNVLSEARTKVMELYKVVKHESGNGLAESHEDNGLFEFEAELANSKQLVDVLSQYFQFSREFLSVVHHQLPQNTNVMLGLSVAFLLCSGRESCFHFVSGGGMEQLVHAFCCDKQNSTATTLLLLGVVEKATQHSFGCEGFLGWWPREDENIPSGVSDGYSRLLNLLLQKQRHDIASCATYVLHRLRFYEVASRFECAALSVLGGLSTVGRVTSGTLDMLICAKSQLKKLLKLINSRGPIEDPSPVAQATKSLILGQIEGLLSIKASNNLIASSNCCFSNSDIDMHLLALLKERGFLPLSVAILSSSILRSEVGCVRDIFVDVVSSIEAIILSLLFCRSGLIFLLHHPELSATIIGALRGADDVNKDACLPLRYAFISLSKGFFCAPQDVGMIVGVHLRVVNAVDRLLTAAPNSEEFLWVLWELCGLARSDCGRQALLALGYFPEAVKILIEALHSAKETEPLAKNNGASPLNIAIFHSAAEIFEVIVSDSTASSLGSWIGHVMELHRALHSSSPGSNRKDAPTRLLEWIDAGVVYHKNGATSLIRYVAMLASGGDAHLTSNIPLGADLADVENAIGDTSSGSDVNVMENLGKFISDKTFDGVNLRDSSVVQLTTAFRILAFISENSTVAATLYDEGVIPIIYAVLVNCRSMLERSSNSYDYLVDEECNTTSDLLSERNHEQSLVDLLIPTIVLLINLLQKLQEVQEQHRNTKLLNALLRLHREVSPKLAACAADLSSPYPVSALGFGAICHLLVSALACWPVYGWTPGVFHSLLANVQVPSLLALGPKETCSLLCLLNDLFPDEGVWLWKNGMPLLSALRKLSVGTVLGPQKERQVNWYLHHVHLEKMLSQLTPHLDKVAQIIQHYAISALVVIQDMLRVFIIRIACLRAQSFPILLRPIFSWIRDHAYDTSSPSDTDAYKVYRYIDFIASLLEHPRAKSLLLKEGAFKLLIRVLDSCLVATETEGIENLDGRSSATFGFGLLNWCLPVFKSFSLIFIPQASPHHAGGNDLHEFEKLSTEDCKIFLKYFLRFCQVLPVGKELLACLTAFKELGACSEGQKALAATLYPALSVEDHEWRKSPPLLSCCKNLLRSVYSKDGLSSYGIEAVNALSVGSFRFCLDGERLNPDMVVAVRLLFGVSDDDIAEADGVPDENLSYIHELTSQLKTMEADHIAGSDTQTLLYQVLESAKSLTLLLQKPSSSLKVDDVFSVDSVPLSRNILVSLNTHIMPDGGAEMDCDYLYQGSLGDKFHWECPDKSSESNLKRKQLPSLDGPNRRARGENSPAETANQNVFSRGLGSTTASSGPTRRDTFRQRKPNTSRPPSMHVDDYVARERNDGVSTSNVIAVQRVGSTGGRPPSIHVDEFMARQRERQNLASPVVADAAVPVKSSTPVNDTATEKFNKPKQLKADLDDDLQGIDIVFDGEESEPDDKLPFPQPDDHLQQPAPVIVEQNSPHSIVEETESDLATPVASNMDENTQSEFSSRMSVSRPEIPLTREPSVSSDKKYFEHSDDSKTAILHKASSGFDSATTANSPRFPVFAYNNSAASSIQIPVDSRMTPQNFFPKNSPQHAGNVPPGFYDQRFLPNQPPLPPMPPPSTAVISQTSDSVPSQSSPFMNSMTDVQQSLPTPFQIRSDYLSPFNNGSTSSRNFISSPSGAVRPPPPLPPTPPPFSSSPYNLTPNRTITQSSVYNQTSVGTTELLHSSTTPSGARVNTYSPSPHMVFRPGSNSMSPYGSIPTQLQGDNATVLQNLSIAQSSIQAIHSLAQLQPLQPPQVPRPPQPPQHLRPPMQASQQLEQGVSMQNQVQMHSLQILQQPHVSPMHAYYQSQQQEFAHVQQQQQVDHSQQQAMHQSGDGTSQQQDPAMSLHEYFKSPEAIQSLLSDRDKLCQLLEQHPKLMQMLEEKLGQI; encoded by the exons ATGGGTCGCCCCGAGCCTTGTGTGTTGTTCGCCCAGACCTTCGTCCACCCCCATCTCGATGAATACGTCGACgag GTATTGTTTGCTGAGCCCATTGTCATCACTGCTTGCGAGTTCCTCGAACAGAACGTGTCGTTTGCTTCTCAGGCAGTATCACTTCTCGG GGCTACTTCACCTCCTTCATTTGCTTTGGAGGTATTTGTTCAATGTGAAGGGGAGACAAGGTTCAGGCGCCTCTGTCAGCCTTTCCtatattctccttcttcttcaaatGTGCTAGAAGTAGAG GCTGTTGTAACTAATCATCTCGTTGTAAGGGGCAGCTACCGCAGTCTGACCTTAGTCATATATGGAAACACGGCAGAAGATCTAGGGCAATTTAACATTGAAATTGATGATAGCTCGATAACTAATCTTGTTAGCTCTTCTGAGGGAAAGCTTGAAGACCTCCCTCTTGCTTTACATTCAACTAATCTGACAACTGGGGAATCCATATCAGCTCTTAATACTCTATCTCTACCTGTTGCGGCATCAGATATATCTGTTGAAGCTAAGCATTTATTACAACTGATGTTGAAGGTTTTTGAGTTGCCCAATCTAGGTGATGCATTGCATAAAGTTGTCGCTGCTGTAGTAACAGCTGCCACTTCTTATGTCACCTCCTCTTGGGGAAGATCCAATGAGTGTGAAGAGTTGCGCAATGTTCTTAGTGAGGCCAGAACAAAGGTTATGGAGCTCTATAAAGTCGTTAAACACGAATCAGGGAATGGCTTAGCTGAATCACATGAAGACAACGGGCTTTTTGAGTTTGAGGCTGAATTAGCAAATTCTAAACAGTTGGTGGATGTGTTAAGTCAGTACTTTCAGTTTAGTAGGGAGTTCTTGAGTGTTGTGCATCACCAACTTCCGCAG AATACAAATGTCATGTTGGGGTTGAGTGTGGCTTTTCTTTTGTGCTCTGGAAGAGAGagttgctttcattttgttagtGGTGGGGGAATGGAGCAGCTTGTACATGCTTTTTGTTGTGACAAGCAGAATTCAACTGCCACTACATTACTACTACTTGGAGTTGTTGAGAAGGCTACTCAGCATTCTTTTGGGTGTGAAGGATTTTTAGGTTGGTGGCCACGTGAAGATGAAAACATCCCATCCGGTGTCAGTGATGGTTATAGTAGATTGTTAAATCTGTTATTGCAAAAACAGCGTCATGATATTGCTTCTTGTGCAACTTACGTCCTTCATCGGTTAAGATTTTATGAGGTTGCTTCAAGATTCGAG TGCGCAGCTTTATCGGTTTTGGGTGGTCTATCTACTGTTGGTAGAGTCACAAGTGGAACTCTGGACATGCTTATCTGTGCAAAGTCACAACTTAAAAAGCTGTTG AAATTGATAAATTCACGTGGTCCAATTGAAGATCCTTCTCCAGTTGCCCAAGCAACCAAATCCTTGATTCTTGGTCAGATTGAAGGTTTGTTGTCAATCAAAGCATCCAATAACTTGATTGCTTCTTCAAATTGTTGTTTCTCAAATTCGGATATCGACATGCATTTGCTGGCTCTTCTCAAG GAGAGGGGATTTCTACCTCTATCAGTTGCAATATTGTCGTCATCCATATTGCGTTCAGAAGTCGGATGTGTGAGGGACATATTTGTGGATGTTGTGTCATCAATTGAGGCCATAATTCTCTCCCTTCTTTTTTGTCGCTCAG GCTTAATTTTTCTTCTGCACCACCCTGAACTTTCTGCAACAATAATAGGTGCACTAAGGGGTGCTGATGATGTGAATAAGGATGCGTGTCTTCCTCTTCGATATGCATTTATTTCATTATCCAAAGGATTCTTTTGTGCTCCACAGGATGTTGGAATGATTGTTGGGGTCCATTTGAGGGTG GTTAATGCTGTAGACCGTTTGCTTACTGCAGCACCTAACTCTGAAGAATTTTTATGGGTGTTGTGGGAACTGTGTGGTCTTGCAAG GTCTGACTGTGGACGTCAAGCATTATTGGCTCTGGGGTATTTTCCGGAG GCtgttaaaattttgattgaagCTTTACATTCTGCCAAGGAAACAGAGCCGCTTGCTAAAAATAATG GAGCCTCGCCGTTAAATATTGCCATATTTCACTCAGCTgctgagatttttgaagtgatTGTTTCTGATTCCACTGCATCTTCTCTTGGATCTTGGATTGGACATGTTATGGAGCTCCATAGGGCTTTACATTCCTCTTCTCCTGGGTCAAATAGGAAAGATGCCCCCACACGGCTGTTGGAATGGATAGATGCTGGTGTAGTATATCATAAAAATGGGGCAACAAGTCTTATACGGTATGTTGCTATGTTGGCTTCTGGAGGAGATGCTCACTTGACTTCAAACATACCGCTGGGGGCAGATTTGGCAGATGTAGAGAATGCAATTGGAGATACATCTAGTGGTTCTGATGTGAATGTTATGGAAAATCTTGGAAAGTTTATATCTGACAAGACTTTTGATGGTGTTAATCTTCGTGACTCTTCTGTAGTACAGTTGACAACAGCATTTCGCATTTTAGCGTTCATTTCAGAGAACTCA ACTGTTGCTGCTACTTTGTATGATGAAGGTGTTATACCAATAATCTATGCAGTTCTGGTCAATTGTAGGTCTATGCTTGAGAGGTCCTCAAACAGTTATG ACTACCTTGTTGATGAGGAGTGCAATACTACATCAGATTTATTGTCGGAACGTAATCATGAGCAGAGTTTAGTTGATCTTCTTATTCCTACAATTGTGTTGTTGATCAATTTGTTGCAGAAATTGCAG GAAGTACAAGAGCAGCACAGAAATACCAAGTTATTGAATGCCCTTCTACGATTGCATAGAGAAGTAAG TCCAAAATTAGCCGCATGTGCAGCAGACTTATCCTCTCCATATCCTGTTTCTGCACTTGGTTTTGGAGCTATCTGTCATCTTCTGGTGTCGGCACTTGCTTGTTGGCCGGTCTATGGTTGGACTCCTGGCGTTTTTCACTCCCTCCTTGCTAATGTTCAAGTTCCTTCTTTGCTGGCCTTGGGTCCAAAGGAAACATGTAGTTTGCTTTGTCTTCTG AATGATTTATTTCCTGATGAAGGGGTCTGGCTCTGGAAAAATGGGATGCCCTTGTTGAGTGCCCTTAGAAAGTTGTCTGTTGGGACTGTTTTGGGTCCTCAGAAGGAGAGACAGGTCAATTGGTATTTGCATCATGTGCACCTGGAGAAGATGCTCAGCCAATTGACGCCACATCTTGACAAAGTTGCCCAGATTATTCAACATTATGCTATCTCC GCACTGGTGGTCATTCAAGACATGCTTCGAGTCTTTATTATTCGTATTGCTTGCCTAAGAGCTCAAAGTTTTCCCATACTTTTACGACCCATATTCTCATGGATTCGTGATCATGCGTATGATACATCTTCGCCATCAGATACAGATGCTTATAAG GTTTATAGATATATTGATTTCATTGCTAGCTTATTGGAGCATCCACGTGCCAAG TCACTATTATTGAAGGAGGGTGCATTTAAGTTGCTAATCAGAGTGTTGGATAGTTGTTTAGTTGCCACTGAGACAGAAGGAATAGAGAATCTTGATGGTAGAAGTTCAGCTACATTTGGATTCGGTTTGCTCAATTGGTGCCTCCCTGTATTCAAGTCCTTCTCATTGATTTTCATTCCTCAAGCATCTCCACACCATGCTGGGGGAAATGATTT GCACGAATTTGAAAAGTTGAGTACTGAAGATTGCAAAATCTTTTTAAAGTATTTCCTCAGGTTTTGTCAG GTTCTACCAGTTGGAAAAGAATTACTTGCCTGTCTTACTGCTTTTAAAGAACTGGGTGCTTGCAGTGAAGGTCAAAAAGCTTTAGCAGCCACTTTATATCCTGCCCTCTCTGTTGAGGACCATGAATGGAGAAAGAGTCCCCCATTGTTAAGTTGCTGTAAAAACTTGTTAAGATCAGTTTACTCTAAAGATGGGTTGTCAAGTTATGGAATTGAGGCCGTCAATGCATTGTCTGTGGGATCTTTCCGCTTCTGCCTTGATGGGGAAAG ATTGAATCCAGACATGGTTGTTGCGGTGAGACTCCTGTTCGGAGTGTCTGATGATGATATAGCTGAAGCAGATGGTGTGCCTGATGAAAACTTGAGCTATATTCATGAATTGACCTCTCAATTGAAGACCATGGAGGCTGATCATATTGCCGGCTCTGATACTCAAACCCTTCTGTATCAG GTTTTAGAATCTGCGAAATCATTAACATTGCTATTGCAAAAACCTAGTTCGTCATTAAAGGTGGATGATGTCTTTTCTGTTGATTCCGTACCTCTGTCACGAAATATTCTAGTTTCTTTAAATACCCATATAATGCCAGATGGTGGTGCTGAAATGGATTGTGATTATCTTTACCAAGGATCACTTGGAGACAAGTTTCACTGGGAGTGTCCTGATAAATCATCAGAATCAAATCTTAAAAGGAAACAGCTGCCATCacttgatggcccaaataggcgTGCGAGAGGAGAAAACTCCCCAGCTGAAACTGCAAATCAAAATGTGTTTTCACGAGGACTGGGTTCAACTACTGCATCATCGGGTCCTACTCGTAGGGATACCTTTCGGCAGCGCAAACCAAATACCAGCAGGCCTCCTTCCATGCATGTTGATGACTATGTTGCAAGAGAAAGAAATGATGGTGTTTCTACTTCTAATGTAATAGCAGTCCAGCGGGTGGGATCTACTGGTGGGCGACCTCCGTCAATTCATGTAGATGAATTTATGGCCAGGCAAAGGGAACGCCAGAATCTAGCGTCGCCGGTTGTTGCAGATGCGGCTGTACCGGTGAAGAGTTCAACTCCTGTGAATGACACAGCTACAGAGAAGTTCAACAAGCCTAAACAATTGAAAGCAGATCTTGATGATGATCTTCAGGGCATTGACATAGTATTTGACGGTGAGGAGTCTGAACCTGATGACAAACTGCCCTTTCCTCAGCCGGATGATCACCTGCAACAGCCTGCTCCTGTCATTGTTGAGCAGAATTCTCCCCACTCTATTGTTGAAGAGACAGAGAGTGACTTGGCGACTCCAGTAGCATCTAACATGGATGAGAACACACAAAGCGAATTTTCTTCTAGGATGTCAGTATCACGTCCTGAAATTCCATTGACTCGTGAACCCAGTGTTTCTTCAGATAAAAAGTACTTTGAGCATTCTGACGACTCGAAGACTGCTATACTACACAAGGCTTCTAGTGGTTTTGACTCTGCAACAACAGCAAATAGTCCTAGATTCCCTGTTTTTGCTTATAATAACTCTGCAGCATCTTCCATACAGATACCAGTTGATTCTAGGATGACTCCACAAAATTTCTTTCCAAAGAATAGTCCGCAACATGCTGGCAATGTGCCTCCAGGATTTTATGACCAGAGATTTCTTCCAAATCAACCTCCTTTACCTCCCATGCCACCTCCCTCAACAGCTGTGATATCGCAGACTTCTGATTCTGTTCCAAGTCAATCATCCCCTTTTATGAACTCTATGACTGATGTACAGCAGTCACTTCCGACACCCTTTCAG ATTCGCTCAGATTATCTTTCTCCCTTCAATAATGGTTCCACATCTTCAAGAAATTTCATCTCTTCTCCTAGTGGGGCTGTCAGACCACCTCCACCACTTCCTCCTACACCACCTCCTTTTTCCTCTAGTCCATATAACTTAACGCCCAATAGAACTATTACACAGTCTTCAGTATATAATCAGACAAGTGTGGGAACAACTGAACTTCTTCATAGCTCTACTACACCTTCAGGGGCCAGAGTAAATACCTACTCGCCATCTCCGCACATGGTTTTCCGACCTGGTTCTAATTCTATGAGTCCTTATGGAAGCATCCCAACTCAGCTGCAAGGCGACAATGCAACTGTTTTGCAGAATCTCTCTATCGCTCAGTCTTCCATTCAGGCAATTCATTCCCTTGCTCAGTTGCAGCCGCTGCAGCCACCACAGGTTCCACGCCCTCCACAACCACCTCAGCATCTTAGGCCACCTATGCAAGCTTCACAACAGTTGGAGCAAGGTGTATCTATGCAGAACCAAGTTCAAATGCATTCACTACAGATTCTGCAACAGCCACATGTTTCACCTATGCATGCTTACTATCAATCCCAACAGCAGGAGTTTGCTCATGTACAGCAGCAACAGCAAGTTGACCATTCTCAACAGCAGGCAATGCATCAATCAGGGGATGGTACATCCCAGCAACAAGATCCAGCAATGTCGTTACATGAATACTTCAAGTCTCCAGAAGCTATTCAG TCTTTATTGAGTGACCGAGATAAACTTTGTCAGCTTTTGGAGCAGCATCCAAAGTTAATGCAGATGCTTGAG GAGAAGTTGGGCCAGATATAA